The sequence CTCGGATCATCAGCAGCACAACGAATATCCGCTGAGGCTTTCCAGCCTGTTCCGACCAGAAAAGACAGCGCGATGACTCTCTTATCACCAGGACAAGGAACCACCAACGTGCCAACATCAAATGACGTGCAAGTAGGAACCACATCTAAACAAACACCTAAGAAACCGATGAATATGGCAGCGCCGGTTGCAGAAGTCCAGATGCAAAGTCCACACCATCGACGTCAGTCTGATCCATTATCTCAGGCCTCTCACTCAAAAGTGTCAGGAAATCTAGTGCGAGAATCAAAACCTCTCGTTCTTGAGAACCCGTTGGCTCAAATGGGACTTCCTCTTCCGCCGTCGAAAGACAAACCACTGCCTGCAATTCCAGGAATTGCGATGTCAGACGTGAATGAGACGGATGGTAATCCGTCTGTTAGTCGGGAAAGTTTGAGTCCAGAGAATGAGGAGTTACCTCTAATGCCACCTTTGTTACCGATGAAAAAGAAAGTGAGTCAGAGCATCGGAATCGGCAAGCATGTGACTGAGACTTCCACCAGTAAGTTTGTTCCTCCAAAGTCGCCGACGTTAGAAAACCTGACTGTGACCGATCTGCCTCCTCCGCCAATCGAGAAGCCTGTGGACTTGCTAGCCGGCGATACAAAGATGCAGTTTGTGATGGATAAATTGGCTGCGCCATCTCTTCCTCCAAAGAAGAAATCGAGCACGAGCAACATCAAACGCAGCAAGAGTCAGAGAGATCGACAGTCGAACTCGCAGTCGAAGCTGAAACGCAGAGCGTCGAAAGAAGCTGCTGGATACTCACAGCTTGACGACGATGCTTGCTCATTGGGAGATGCCTCGCCTGGTGCATCTGTAGACGCACATATGTTACAAACACATGCTCTACAGCCTACTGTTCATGATTTAGTGAGTGTTGTGGCACCCGTTGTTAGGGTAACGCAATCTCCTGTTGTTGGCCGGTCAAGCAATCAAGACGAGACGGATTGGCGGAAGAAAGGACATTCTCGGTCGTCGTCGCTTGATCTTAATGTCGTAATGAAGAGTCAGGAGTTTGATGAAATGAAGACAGGTGAGGAACAAGCTAACAGGAATCATTGGTTTGAGTatgatttttattttttaattattttttctGTGTATTGCTTTATGTATGCTTGTGGTCTGTACGTGCTGACAGTTTAGCTGTTTACATCATGGTCATCATTAGTCTTGAGATGTATGGGTTTGTTTTTGCTTtgcatagacagacggacagacaggcagatggacttTTGTGGGGAGATTGTAATCATCATGTTTCTACATTGTTTCTCACTGTTGGACTCGAACTCCACTTTCTATTGCATAACTAGTATTCTTTCTTGTGCATGCAGCTGTAGTTTGAAGACTTTAGGAGCTTGTAATTGCTGGCAATTGGACTTTACTTTAGTGATTTAATTGCagttgatgtataatagttcaatgtttgaaaatatatgtattattaaacagacagacagacggatagacagacagacagacagactagtcttggaacattttggaagatgtgGCAAGAAGGCAGAATCCTATTTGGATGATTTGTCCAAACGTTCCAGAAATGACTTTGGAAGATCAAACAGGACAGAGTTGAAAACTACGGGCGATTTaattgcaaagatgcaatgctaatgtgCTATTAATCTAAATTTTCAATGATTTGTTAGGAGAGGACAAATACCCTTTGATCTGTAGACTTTTTAGGAATGGGATGACATGATCCTTTCATTTAAGCAGTTTAGTAAAAACATTGGGTGTTACTGTCATATTTGTCAAAGTAGTTAGCTATTTGCTTTGTATCGTAGCgtaaatttgaaaatatatgaagacagatacacagacagacagacagacaaacagaacgacacacagcaggcagacagacaaacaaacgcagaaagacagataggtAGATAGGAAGGTATGTTTTATGCCAGGAAAGTTTCTGTAGCCCTCAATTCTTTATCCACTCTGTGTTATCATAAACACAGGAAAATAATGGCACAAAAATCTGGGAAAACATTACACATAGAAGAGCCATTAGAGCGAAGTTTTAACGAATCTGATTGGCCTTTAGTTTGTCCACTGCAGTCGCAGTGTTTGTCATTTCAGCAGGTAGTGTAGTCTGCAGTTACTGTAATGTACAGATGGAAAACACTGATTGCATATTTGCGTTTTGTCTTTGACGTTTTAAGTCTTGAGTGTCGCTCGTTGTGTAAGCATAATAATCGGCTTGTTGATTGGATGTGATGTGTGAAGAGTGGAGAAGGAAATTAttgaatttgtttgcatattttccttttgtattttatttatctCTCTAATTAATTTCTTCCGTCATTCACACTAACattgctgttgtgtttgctttCTAGATACTCAGCCATTCACGGTATACAAGCCAATAATATTGATTACAACTGCAGTGAATGcaagtgtttgtgttgtcgtAGGATTTGCCTCCAACTCCACCACCTAAAGACTTTCCGGCTGTTCTTCCTGTATGACGTCTGCTCACTTTGTTTGATACAAATTCggtagtttgtgttgtttgtgctgTTAGAAACGTAAATCGCGGAAACATGCGCCTGAACCGCCATCACCGATGCTTGAGGTGAAGCAGCCGAGTCCTGGCAAGAGAAAAGGGCACAAAAAATCAGCTTCACTGGATATTCTTTCGTCAAGTCCTGATATAAGAGACATAACGAGGGTAAGATGGGAATACTATGTTGTTGCAGTTTGTGCACTTGTTTAGAACATACGTGAGGTTGAGGTTTGGGTTTGTGATGTGAAGGAAGTGAAATTGGGTTTCTCCTATTGGCTGCACagcatgtttgttgttgttgttgtgtgtgtgtgtgtgtgtgtgtgtgtgtacacatgcacacacacacacacacacacacacacacacacacgcaccaggGTGTGAATCTGTTCATGTGGACAGAACAACAACATTAGTGACGTTCTTGTAGTTACCGCAAAGGCTTCATTGACTAGACTGTCCTAGACTTTAAAACATCAGACAACCCACAGGTAAAACTGTTAGATTCAAGACTAAAAGACAATGTCAAGTTGTCAACATCATTGAACATGCATACAGTGTGCTCGTCATACATCGAAGAATGGGATGTCTCAGACGTTTGGCTAGCGACACTTCAGCTCATTAGTTTCAGCCTAAAACATACTTACAAGTGCTCGATTAAAGTAtagtacaatacaatatagCTATCTATACATGTTTGTAGCTGCAAGCAAGGATGCCATAATACCAGCCTGTATATCCTACTGCTTCCAATATTGTTTTCAACTATGGCTTCTGCTTTCAAACTGAAATGCCAGTATCACTTCCTGTGTGATATACTGCTTCTGTAGAGAGTCGACTGGCAGGAAACTTTGTCATAGTATTGCAGTGAGCGTCATTGAACTGTTTAACTAGAGAATTGAATTAGGTTGATagaataattaaataaatactTAAATCAAAAACCAGTAATATCACACATCAAGACCTCAAAAAATTATGATTTggaaaaaattcaaaaatagTTTTGGAGCCTTAAAAAGACTTAGTCTCGAAAAACGGTAGAAACAGTAGGGCATGTATTTTAGAACAGGGTCTACTGTATATCAATGTCAACTCATTGTTATGCTTGAATCAGCTGGAAAATTGAGAGTTTTTGGCatgctgtgtgtatgtatattgtTGCTTACATATTGTTGTACGTGTTTAGCTACAGTTTGTGTTaatgttggtgtgtttgtcagcATATTCGGTCGATGACGCCGGACAGTCAGACTTCGATTGGTGCTTCTCCTGCTGTTGAGATTCATACGATTACACAAAAACCTGTTGTGAGAGAGAAGAAGGtgtttgcagctgctgtcATGCCTTGACATTGTGACATTattatatgtttgtgtttgtatagaAAGCACCGCCAATACCTCCTAGTCCTTATAAGAAAAAGAGCCAGACTGATATGTCGTTGGAAGCAACTATTGCAAAGGATTCATATGCGTCTGTCAACAAGTACGAGAGTTTCATTTgttttttgctgtttgtgtggtgcTTGGTATTGAAGGAAATGTACAACACATTGGTTGATATTGACTCATGATCTATCATCGGGAGCTAACAGAGAAAGTAGGGGACACggggaagggagggaggaCAACAAATTTGAGCTCATGTCGCAACGGCACGAAAGCTAAGACTGAGTTGGCGTGCCAACGTTATTTAACTTAAGTGCATGTGCCCTAATTCTGGTACCACCCCAGGCCCAACGCACGCCCTGGTTTACGAGGGTGGAGTCAACCTCGTCTAACTACATTAGGCACCATTTTTTGAAATTAAAATTTGGAGGTGCTGAGCAGGATTGTTTGACTTTCCAGTTTAAAACTTGAATTACGTATGTTCCACACTCTAACAGCATGCTCTAGCACATCAGTGAGTGGTGTCCTACCATTGCCGCTGAGATGGCCAACACGTTGTGATCCAAACATAacttttattaaatttttgaaatttttactTCAAtgtttaaataaaaaattgcattaacttttattaatttaaaaaaagGACATtaacttttattaattattttacattaactatttattaattattttgcattaactatttattaattattttacattaacattttattaattactttACATTAACTTTTATTGAAACAATTTGAATCTTTACACGAACTTATataactttttaaaaatttttacaTTACtcttataatttttaaaaaactttacatcaaattttattttaaaagttttaatttttacatttacttttattaatttttaaaaaaatttacaATAACTTTTAAAATGGCAACTTGTACACATCGTTACTTGCTGTGAGCTCTCTCTTGTTGGTCATCAAATCAAAATGTCTGAgtctcactgtgtgtgttcatAGAACAAAGAAGGACAAGGCGACACTAGAGGAAGAAATCAGACAACTGAAAAACAGATTCCTTGAGCTCAAGAGACTCAACACTGATCTACACAGTCGTCTCATGGAGGTAAAATAAAACGTGTTCCTAAAATCATTGCAATCATGCAAGGAAGCTCCATCTCATTGCAGTTGAAGGAGCAACGAAGCAGCTTGCAGGTCGAGAAAGAGATTTTGGAACAGAGCAGAAGTGACATACAACAGTAGTCACTCTATCAATACAGAGACACAGTGAGGTAATTCAGACTTCGTCGCTCGCCTTTGTCACATGTTAGTTTCGTAGTGTAGCAATACGGGTGATTGgtaatttattagttaatacaCAGATTCTCAGTAGATTAACGATGATGTAGTGTGAGGAACAAGTTGaactaggctcgagtgtccagccggttgTCTCCCCccaggaggagaaagaccggctggagacattcacCACTCAAAGGAATccgccgactctctatcctccaatcaggatctTGCAcacacgtttggttagtgtttgtgcatgcacgtacaTCCACAATAACTGCTGATCAGCAATGCATGTCGCTACTGGCTCTCTGCTAATGCAATTTGTAACCGAGTGGTCAATCCATCATgccgtctgatatcacattcgTTACAGTGTGAGCTACACCTACAAGTTGCCTTCTTTCGTCGTCcttgcaaagcaatttctagtCGCTGAGGGTGTCGtatgttgcatgcattgaatgaGTGTGTAGACCTTCTACAAAAcgtggtatttgcacttaATGCAGCACGATATGCAAAGCTATGATTTGCATACATTGCAGTCGACCTTTGGTTGGTTGGCCTCTATGGTAAGCTTTGAGTCTAGTGATCTTAGTGAGCTGGTAAGAGTCGACatgtttgtagacttggatggcacatGTTGAGACTACTGGCACTTCCGTAGAGCGAAATTGCATTAGCAACAGCCAATCGTGACGTGTATCCCTATcaaggatgcacaaacattagATGGCACTCTGATTAGAGAATAGCACgtcggcggtttgtttgagtagcgaatgtctccagccggtctttctcctcctggGGAGGGGGGAGACGACTGGCTGGAGACTCAAGCCTAAAGTCGAACCTACTTGCATTACTATTGCAACGTTTTGTCATCAACTAAGTTATAGTTAAGTCGCATGTACACAGTTGGTTTCATCGTGTAAAGCAATACACAGTCACTTAAAATCACAACTTTGATTGTATTGTTTCTCTAGTGTCTATCTATTGTGTTACCAAATGTCTCAAACGACCGGTTTTTCGTCCATTTGTGTCTCATATGACATTTGAGATTTACCACATCGTTTTTTGACGATAAAGAAAATGCCGATACCCAGAAGAACAGCAACGATTAGTGTTGCAACTGTTATCCCAGCTGTCATCccaattatttttgttttatcgTATGGAGAGGCACAGCTACATATATGCACCAAGTCTATGCTGCAGCCATTGTTGTCTAATGATCTCTGGCTCATATACTGTCTATCGGGCATAACGTTGACAACAACTTGTCCATTGTCTGCAGCTTGTTTAAGGTTCCTTACAGCATCCTGTAGTTCTACTCCTGTCTCGACGTACGTATCAATGGGTAGCTTGTCGAGCAGAGTGACCTGCACCATAACTCCCTTATCATGCGTAACAGGCTGCAACGAGACTTTGCAATGAGataaggccagaccaactaaattttgATGCTCTTGGACCAAGCGATCGAAATAGACAAGTAATGATCCtgtgacattttgagcatgtACAGTTTTTGTTGCACTGCATGTAGAAAAAcgtgagataacaaaatggTCACTAAAAGACACTGATAatgatagtgtgtgtgtgtgcgtgtctgtgtctgtgtgtgtgtgttttgtgtgtgtgtctgtgtgtgtgtgtaaattgcgcatgcgcacatcaCATTTTATTTTTGAGCATCAAGAAATCTAAATGGTCTGGCCTAAGCAGAAATCAACGTTTATAAAACGGGATACATACTTTCACATCGGTGACTCGAGATTTATCGATTCGAGCAGCAGCTGCGATACTAGTCCGAGCATTCTGTACAAACAATTGCTTGCTGAATTCCTCGAATTCGTCGTACCTTCCATTTATCAAGAAAAGgacagtctgtttgtctttgtaacaAGACGACGTGTCCACTGTTGGCTCAAACCGCGGCTGAACATCGAAGTCGTAGAGGTTATAGATGACGTGAAGGTTTGGCGTTTCATCGCCTTGACCTCTCGTGTACACCTCATATTTTATAGGGACTTGATGCTCTTCTAGCAAGTTTTGAGACATGTAACTTACTGATCTCTTTGCAAACGATATCTCGATGATGATAGTTGTATTGCCATCGATTGACGTGTTACCTTGGAAGACATCACACAAAATGTTGTTGACAACACGAGTGCCGGTGTAGTGTACCGAGTTTGGGTCGATTAGACCGAATAGGTCGTGACTAGATTTCATCTCTAGATGCTGATTTTTGTCGGTTATAGGTGCCGGTTGGGTCAAGAATGGTAGGATGTGATTCGCATTTGCTGCAGTGAGTTTGAATACCGTGCAGTTGATTTGATCGACCGAAAAGCTCACACCCAATCTGTAGTCGTTGACAACGGAAAACACTCCAGTGTGATCAACAATCTTTTTGTTGGTATAACTGACATATTCCTAGACACAAGATGATGACATACATGCTAAGGATTCAACCAACTTTATCATACCAAACCGTGTTGAACTAATCCGATTTCCTGGTAGATAGTCTGCACACCGACTGAATATTTATCAGGGAGTTTTGGTAGTTGTTTATGACTTCCATAGGGATGACAATGAATGTTACGAGGGACTCGAAATAAAGAGGCGTCTGGTGGTCCGGCAGTGAACGAAGTGAAATCATAAGTGTGTCGAAAATGGTGACTACTTGATCCTGTTGgatcaacatcatcactgTTTCCGTCATCCCTATCATCCTCGTCGTCACCATTAGCAAGATCGTTACTGTTGTCATCAGGGCCATCAGAGATTCCCTCAATAACGAGTCGCACTGGTGTGCCATGCCTTGAACTTCCATTTTCACTGACAGCGAAGTACCAGTCCATGCTCATCATCAAGTTTCCATCGTCGTCTCTCAGACATGTTTTCCAATGATCGACTTTTTTTCCTTCTATGGTCTCTTTTCCCGCATAGACGTCGCCATATTGTCTTCCAAAGTTGAGAACGTCAGCGATGCCGAGCACGTGCGCATTGCTCTGATTGTCGAAACGAAACGGAAATGCCAAAAATGGAGAGTCGGGTGTGAGGTCGTGCACCGTACAGTCTGACCCGTTGATCTTGTACCACTGTTTGTCGGTGAACGTGTAGATGCGCGTTAGTGCCGGAATGATTCCATTTGCCAGCGTGTCGAGCCTTCCTCTGTTGTTGACGTCATCGTAGTACTCTTTTACTCTTACCTTGTAGCCTTTGTTTTCAATATTGGCAGTAACCGTTGCTTCAAACTGGTTGGAAATGTCGGGAAGGCTTGGAGCGTTGGCCTGAGGAGTCGGCGGCTCGCATGTAAACGGAGCAGCCGTTGCTGCATGAGATGAGTGGTGAAGTAGTAGCTCTAGATGGAGAGCAAGTATGAAAACGCAACGCAGGGAGGTGAGCATGATGAGGAGCAGAAAAACTGGGTAACTGGTCTAGTG is a genomic window of Corticium candelabrum chromosome 11, ooCorCand1.1, whole genome shotgun sequence containing:
- the LOC134187046 gene encoding ralBP1-associated Eps domain-containing protein 1-like encodes the protein MDGGAFGDGFRNQLLDEDAQYDRLSSVYSPDDEGSLYDHLAPQESAKGVSRLSVAGDPGSPIGYVVAGAQQPARVEPQWQYSGIAQSVESVLESRGGEPVRFPSPGKLRESSTQQGGVNPAFADFAAANAAGGALSARLTDKGVLTDRGVHFASADGQSPEAQMSPSVSDSKWKISSDERKRYEQQFHTLKTSSGYLSGRDAREFFLKSKLPNSELSAIWKLSDLDEDGKLSIGEFCVAVHIVIHRRRGDEIPAVLPAVLWPKKSEQFDIESAFNELGSSAAQRISAEAFQPVPTRKDSAMTLLSPGQGTTNVPTSNDVQVGTTSKQTPKKPMNMAAPVAEVQMQSPHHRRQSDPLSQASHSKVSGNLVRESKPLVLENPLAQMGLPLPPSKDKPLPAIPGIAMSDVNETDGNPSVSRESLSPENEELPLMPPLLPMKKKVSQSIGIGKHVTETSTSKFVPPKSPTLENLTVTDLPPPPIEKPVDLLAGDTKMQFVMDKLAAPSLPPKKKSSTSNIKRSKSQRDRQSNSQSKLKRRASKEAAGYSQLDDDACSLGDASPGASVDAHMLQTHALQPTVHDLVSVVAPVVRVTQSPVVGRSSNQDETDWRKKGHSRSSSLDLNVVMKSQEFDEMKTDTQPFTDLPPTPPPKDFPAVLPKRKSRKHAPEPPSPMLEVKQPSPGKRKGHKKSASLDILSSSPDIRDITRHIRSMTPDSQTSIGASPAVEIHTITQKPVVREKKKAPPIPPSPYKKKSQTDMSLEATIAKDSYASVNKTKKDKATLEEEIRQLKNRFLELKRLNTDLHSRLMELKEQRSSLQVEKEILEQSRSDIQQ
- the LOC134186948 gene encoding uncharacterized protein LOC134186948, with product MLTSLRCVFILALHLELLLHHSSHAATAAPFTCEPPTPQANAPSLPDISNQFEATVTANIENKGYKVRVKEYYDDVNNRGRLDTLANGIIPALTRIYTFTDKQWYKINGSDCTVHDLTPDSPFLAFPFRFDNQSNAHVLGIADVLNFGRQYGDVYAGKETIEGKKVDHWKTCLRDDDGNLMMSMDWYFAVSENGSSRHGTPVRLVIEGISDGPDDNSNDLANGDDEDDRDDGNSDDVDPTGSSSHHFRHTYDFTSFTAGPPDASLFRVPRNIHCHPYGSHKQLPKLPDKYSVGVQTIYQEIGLVQHGLEYVSYTNKKIVDHTGVFSVVNDYRLGVSFSVDQINCTVFKLTAANANHILPFLTQPAPITDKNQHLEMKSSHDLFGLIDPNSVHYTGTRVVNNILCDVFQGNTSIDGNTTIIIEISFAKRSVSYMSQNLLEEHQVPIKYEVYTRGQGDETPNLHVIYNLYDFDVQPRFEPTVDTSSCYKDKQTVLFLINGRYDEFEEFSKQLFVQNARTSIAAAARIDKSRVTDVKPVTHDKGVMVQVTLLDKLPIDTYVETGVELQDAVRNLKQAADNGQVVVNVMPDRQYMSQRSLDNNGCSIDLVHICSCASPYDKTKIIGMTAGITVATLIVAVLLGIGIFFIVKKRCGKSQMSYETQMDEKPVV